One part of the candidate division KSB1 bacterium genome encodes these proteins:
- a CDS encoding gliding motility-associated C-terminal domain-containing protein: protein MFLCAATALTAQQKFSPPAGDSGESAQLAGRSIRSGNAVVVVQVNDTLGSSGLNPFKGLFNIGTADNKPLLGLFPQEQYFSHFNVRIGGVVYSNNPNRTGAQALLLRSNPALLPDGTITCSYQAGGVIIEQQLTPEQYSPTTGAIRNKYIITNQEALPHQVGLLLLLDTFVIKTDEARVATRFDYSRIERQYRAPLQIIPDYFQAFENDNPVSPGVVAQGTLAGREAVRPDLVVIGDWSTLSTAQWDYTLRNPFYNDSAVLLRWNETPLLPNESRVITTYYGLGDVTIKSGPLALSLTAPNRLEPFASQLSPNPFEINLLVINAGSAAATGVQATLNLPPGLALASGESATKPIAPADLSASQIGTASWKVLAQCPAAEDSLDFRVDVKSTNSLANFVRRKIFIPSCAAFKLAVSPLSQTVRVGQTARYTINMQPSGGFAGNIRLSLLPAPPSGIMATFSLSSIDANTASTLTLQTAPTSSPGNYSFVIVGEGNGLTRNEIISLMIQAEPPVDKSPPFTTNHNPARDSRNIPLDTDIKVEVRDADPGVDLSSVAMAVNGIIVTPQISGTPQAYTVRYQPATPFRDNQTVRVVINARDLATPPNIMQADSYIFTTVRDSLPPFTLDHFPARGASQVPVDTKIEVRVRDLLAGVDGNSIVMRINGNGVNPTITGDSREYFLSYQPPTNFRRSDTVRVQIEAGDLASTTNRMADRYMFFTQTDIKDNSPPAVVNHVPAPAATGVAPTTTISFELRDDLSGVDSASIVMKVNGATVRPILQRRPNAYFVSYKPAAPFALNDTVRVSVEARDRAAPPNVMPIENFYFVTQRDVIPPFATNHRPAKGATNVPLETDIRVEVRDELAGVDRASLTMQISGQTVQPTITPVLQGFVMQYQPAQNFRYNSTVQVVVRGRDLARPANEMPPDTLRFATVRDVEPPFTTDHQPAKSATDAPANTNIVLHARDLAAGVDLASMRMTVNETPVSPMVSGNPQNYKLEYDPPQNFSAGDTVHVSFTAQDLSFPPNVMPRENYFFVVQEQLPDLAATSLRPAGTLFVGLQGEAVGEVMNTGSIEVNRAFNVLFRVDGGTQKDTTFNKLAAGERATLRLPLRFQTTGTHEVELIVDAGDNIREVTEANNSHKLVVQISQAPAIASRLIVRPNPFTPNNDGFNDQVEFDYAGLGLRNPSLQIFDANGIAVWSNNSPAAGRFRWNGRDDRGREVIPGVYLYTLRDQGNNVASGYVVVAK from the coding sequence TTGTTTCTTTGTGCAGCAACGGCATTAACTGCGCAACAGAAATTTTCCCCGCCAGCTGGCGATAGCGGCGAATCGGCCCAGCTTGCCGGCAGATCGATTCGTTCCGGTAATGCGGTTGTCGTCGTGCAGGTCAACGACACCCTCGGCAGCTCGGGGCTGAACCCTTTTAAAGGTTTGTTCAACATTGGCACGGCGGATAATAAACCGCTGCTGGGGCTTTTTCCGCAGGAACAATATTTTTCCCATTTCAATGTTCGCATCGGCGGCGTGGTTTACAGCAACAATCCCAATCGCACCGGCGCACAGGCTTTGTTGTTGCGATCAAATCCGGCGCTCTTGCCGGATGGAACGATTACCTGCTCCTATCAAGCCGGCGGCGTCATCATAGAGCAGCAATTGACGCCGGAGCAATACTCGCCAACCACCGGCGCGATTCGCAACAAATATATCATCACCAACCAGGAGGCTTTGCCGCATCAGGTTGGCCTGCTATTGTTGTTGGACACCTTTGTGATCAAAACCGACGAAGCGCGGGTGGCGACACGATTCGATTACAGCCGCATCGAGCGGCAATATCGCGCGCCGCTCCAAATCATTCCGGATTACTTTCAAGCCTTTGAAAATGACAATCCTGTTTCGCCGGGCGTCGTGGCGCAGGGAACCCTGGCCGGCCGCGAGGCGGTTCGTCCCGATCTTGTTGTCATTGGCGATTGGTCGACGCTGAGCACCGCGCAATGGGATTACACCCTGCGGAATCCTTTTTATAATGACAGCGCCGTCCTGTTGCGTTGGAATGAAACACCCTTGCTTCCAAATGAAAGTCGTGTCATCACGACCTACTACGGCCTTGGCGATGTGACTATAAAGAGCGGCCCACTCGCTTTGAGCCTCACCGCGCCAAATCGCTTGGAGCCTTTTGCCAGCCAGCTTTCGCCCAATCCGTTTGAAATCAATTTGCTCGTCATCAATGCCGGCTCTGCCGCAGCGACTGGTGTGCAAGCGACGTTGAATCTGCCGCCAGGTTTGGCGTTGGCAAGCGGTGAATCCGCCACAAAACCGATTGCGCCGGCTGATTTGAGCGCTTCGCAAATCGGGACGGCTTCGTGGAAGGTTTTAGCGCAATGCCCGGCGGCAGAGGATTCACTCGATTTTCGCGTCGATGTCAAGTCGACAAATTCTCTCGCCAATTTTGTGCGCCGGAAAATTTTCATTCCCTCATGTGCGGCTTTTAAATTGGCCGTGTCGCCGCTCAGCCAAACGGTGCGAGTTGGGCAAACGGCTCGTTACACAATCAACATGCAGCCCAGCGGCGGCTTTGCGGGCAACATTCGCCTTTCGCTTTTGCCGGCGCCGCCGTCGGGAATAATGGCAACCTTTTCACTCTCGAGCATTGATGCGAATACCGCCTCGACTTTGACTTTGCAAACGGCTCCGACCTCGTCGCCGGGAAATTATAGCTTCGTCATCGTCGGTGAAGGCAATGGCCTTACCCGCAACGAAATCATTTCGCTCATGATACAGGCCGAGCCGCCGGTTGACAAATCACCGCCATTCACCACCAATCACAATCCGGCGCGCGACAGCCGCAATATCCCGCTTGATACCGATATCAAAGTCGAAGTGCGCGACGCCGATCCCGGTGTCGATTTGAGTTCCGTGGCGATGGCGGTGAATGGAATTATCGTCACCCCGCAGATCAGCGGCACACCGCAAGCTTACACCGTGCGCTATCAGCCGGCAACGCCGTTTCGAGATAATCAAACCGTGCGCGTAGTCATCAACGCGCGCGATCTTGCCACCCCACCAAACATCATGCAGGCGGACAGTTATATTTTTACCACCGTGCGTGATAGCCTGCCGCCGTTCACGCTCGATCATTTCCCGGCGCGCGGCGCGAGTCAAGTGCCGGTTGATACGAAAATCGAAGTTCGCGTGCGCGATTTGCTCGCTGGCGTGGATGGCAATTCCATTGTCATGCGTATCAATGGCAATGGCGTCAATCCAACGATCACCGGTGACAGCCGCGAGTATTTTCTCAGCTATCAACCGCCAACCAACTTTCGGCGCAGCGATACGGTTCGCGTTCAAATCGAGGCCGGCGATTTGGCCTCGACGACGAATCGCATGGCCGATCGTTACATGTTTTTCACGCAAACCGACATCAAGGATAACAGCCCGCCTGCTGTCGTCAATCATGTTCCCGCCCCGGCCGCGACCGGTGTGGCGCCTACGACAACGATCTCCTTTGAATTGCGCGACGATCTCAGCGGCGTCGACAGCGCCTCGATTGTGATGAAGGTGAATGGCGCAACGGTTCGCCCGATTTTACAGCGTCGCCCAAACGCTTACTTCGTGAGTTATAAACCGGCCGCGCCGTTTGCGTTAAACGACACTGTTCGCGTGAGCGTCGAGGCCCGCGACCGCGCCGCGCCGCCGAATGTCATGCCAATCGAGAATTTTTATTTCGTCACGCAGCGCGATGTGATCCCGCCTTTTGCAACGAATCATCGTCCGGCCAAGGGCGCGACGAATGTTCCGCTTGAAACTGATATTCGCGTGGAAGTGCGTGACGAGTTGGCGGGCGTCGATCGCGCTTCGCTCACGATGCAGATCAGCGGCCAAACCGTGCAGCCAACCATCACGCCGGTTTTGCAGGGCTTTGTGATGCAATACCAACCGGCGCAAAATTTCCGCTACAACTCGACCGTGCAGGTTGTCGTGCGCGGTCGTGATCTGGCGCGGCCGGCCAACGAGATGCCGCCGGACACGCTGCGCTTTGCCACGGTTCGCGATGTCGAACCGCCGTTTACCACCGATCACCAGCCGGCGAAAAGCGCCACGGATGCGCCGGCAAATACGAACATCGTGCTGCACGCGCGCGATCTCGCCGCCGGGGTTGATCTCGCTTCGATGCGCATGACCGTCAACGAAACGCCGGTTTCGCCAATGGTATCGGGAAATCCGCAAAACTATAAACTCGAATACGATCCGCCGCAAAATTTTTCAGCAGGCGATACGGTGCATGTGAGTTTTACGGCGCAAGATCTTTCCTTCCCCCCGAATGTGATGCCGCGTGAAAATTATTTTTTTGTCGTTCAAGAACAATTGCCCGATCTCGCGGCAACCAGCTTGCGTCCGGCCGGAACGCTTTTTGTCGGCTTGCAGGGCGAGGCGGTGGGAGAGGTGATGAATACCGGCAGCATCGAGGTGAATCGCGCCTTTAATGTTCTCTTTCGCGTCGATGGCGGAACGCAAAAAGACACGACGTTCAACAAATTGGCGGCGGGAGAACGCGCCACGCTGCGCCTGCCGCTGCGCTTTCAAACCACCGGTACGCATGAAGTCGAGTTGATCGTTGATGCCGGCGATAATATTCGCGAAGTCACCGAAGCCAACAACAGCCACAAGCTCGTCGTGCAAATTTCGCAAGCGCCGGCCATCGCCAGCCGTTTGATCGTGCGGCCGAATCCGTTTACCCCCAACAACGACGGCTTCAACGATCAGGTGGAATTTGACTACGCGGGCCTGGGCTTGCGCAATCCGTCTTTGCAAATTTTTGATGCCAACGGCATTGCGGTTTGGAGCAATAACAGCCCGGCGGCAGGACGTTTTCGCTGGAATGGCCGCGACGACCGCGGCCGCGAAGTGATTCCCGGCGTTTATCTTTATACCCTGCGTGATCAAGGGAATAATGTGGCAAGCGGTTATGTCGTGGTGGCGAAATGA